GGGCGCCCTCGTGGAAGAACTCGACCTGCAGCTCCGGCGCTTCGAAACCCAGCCATTCGATCACGGCGCGACTGACTGACTCGCCCACCGACTCGGCGGTCGCCGTCGCGCGCGCGTCGATCCAATCGAGTTGCCTCAGGCCTCGCCGGTCGGCGCGCTCCCGCCCCATCACGCCGAAGGTGGGTGTGCCGTTCAACGCCGTCTGGGAGCGCAGCGCCTTGTCCGCGACCGCGAGCGCGAACGCCGGCGGCAGCACTCGGCACAGCGCCAGCGCGGTGTCCACGTAGCTCGTCGTGCTCACGCCGCCGGTCGTCATCACCTCGAGGTCGTCGCTCGTCGCATGCACGACGACATCGCCGTAGCGGCGAGACTTCCCGCTCGAGTCGACGACGTGAATGTCGCGCGGTTCGCCGAAGAGCGGCACTCCGAGGCGGACCGCCGCAGACTCCAGGCAGAACACCGGTGCATCCCACATCAACGCAAGGGCTTCGACGCGGGCCGCGTAGCGCTCCCACGGCTTCATGCCCGCCCACACCTTCGCTTCGAGGTAGACGCCGCGCCGCACCTGATGCAACTCCGCATCACGTCGATACGGGCGGCGCAGAAGTGGGGCATCCCGGGTGAGGAAGAAGGGCAGCCCATCGCGCACGTCGTCGACCATGCAGACACTCTCCGTCGTCGCCGGGCACGCGGCAGAGATCCTGTCCTCGATGTGCGGAGTTCGGCAGCGCGGGCATGCTGTGCAGGAATCGGCGTGCGTCGCTGATTCGCCGAGACCGGGCACTTCGCGCCAGAACCGTGTGCGCGGGACCGGGTCTGGGTGCGAAGCGCCGGTCTCGGCGCCAGAGGGGGGACGGATGCCGCGTGGCTCCGGCGCGCCGGAGGTGCGCGGCGTGTCGGGCTCGGCGCCCCCGTCGGCGCTGGCGCCGGCGCTGCCGGATGTCGCCGAGACCCGGTACTTCGCGCGAGATCCGGGTGCACGGCGCCTGGTCTGGGCGCGCAACACTGGTCTCGCCGCCAGGGGAGCGGATGCCGCGCTGGACGGGGTCTGGGCGCGCAACACTGGTCTCGCCGCCAGGGGAGCGGATGCCGGGCGGCACGGGATCTGGGCGCGCAGGCCCCGGTCTGGCCGACCCAGGGGAGCGGATGCCGCGCGGCTACGGCGCCCCGGAGGGCGAGGGCGTCGGGGTGCCGGTCGAGGACGGCGCGGGCGCGAAGACCGCGGGCCAGAGCGCGGCGGCGAGCGGGTAGCCGACGAACGCGACGATATCCAGCAGGGTGTGGGCGATCACGAGCGGCATGATCCGCCCCCACCGGCGGTAGCACCAGCCGAAGACGACGCCCATCACGAAGTTGCCGACGATCGCTCCGACGCCCTGGTATGCGTGATACGCCCCGCGCAGCGCTGCCGTCGAGAGGATGATCGCCCACCACGACCAGCCCAGGCGACGCAGCCGGTCGAACAGGTACGCGATGAAGATGACCTCTTCGGTGAGCCCGGCCCGGACCGCCGAGAGCACGAGGAGCGGCACGATCCACCACGCCGAATCCAGGGGCGAGGCGACGACGGCGACGTTGAGCCCCAGCATCCGGGCTCCCGCGTACAGGGCGAGGCCGGGGATGCCGATGACGGCCGCGAGCAGGAAGCCGCGGCCCAGATCCCCGCCGAACCGGCTGAAGTCCAGGCCGATGCGCCGCAGCGCGTTCTGACCCGGTTCCCACAGCAGGTAGACCACCATCGCGACCAGCGCCAGCCCGAAGAAGATGCCGAGGAACTGGTAGAGCACGTTCCAGAGCGCTTCCGCATCGCGGTTCGGGTTCAGCTGCGTCTGCTGCTGGCCGATGGGCGTGCTGCGCAGCGACGCGCGCAGCAGCGACAGCACCGAGTACAGCGCAGACTGCCCGACCGTGATGGCCAGGAGGATGCAGATCTCCCAGGTGAGCCGGGTTCGGGATGCCGGCTCTGTCGTCAATCGCACATTCTCGAACGCCGATCTGGAGGTCACCTTGTCAGATTGCCACATCCGACTCCCGTTGAGTTAAGGCTCTGTAACGTTTTCCTGCGACGTTTTGAACATCTCATATGGCGTGCTTATGGTTTCCCTATCCGCGCCACTGTCGGGCCTGTCCTGACGTGTGCGCACAACCCTGCACAGGAGGAACAGTGAGAATTAAGCGCATCTCGGCTGCGGTGGCACTCACCGCGGCCGGCGCACTCGTGATCTCGGGCTGCGCCGCCGGTGGCGGCGACAACGGCGATGACTCCGGTCTCGTCGAAGGCTCGTCGATCACCGCCGCGTGGAACCAGGCGTTCTACTCCATGAACGGCAATACGTCGTTCGGAAACGCCACCGCCAACAACAACATCAACTACTTGGTGCTGGACGGCTTCAACTACTACAACAACACTCCCGAACTGGTGAAGAACACCTCCTTCGGTTCGTACGAGCTCGTCAGCGAAGACCCGCTGGTCGTGACGTACACGATCGCCGAGGGCAAGAAGTGGTCCGACGGCACGCCCATCGACGCCGCCGACTTGATGCTCTACTGGGCCGCGGAGTCCCGGTCGCTGGACACCCCCGACTTCGACCCGGCGGACTTCACCGACCCGGACACCGGTGAGTTCACCGACGCGTTCCCGACCGATGTCGTCTACTTCGACTCCGGCGCCACCCCCACCTCCGGCTTGGGCCTCGTGTCCGAGACTCCCGAGGTCGGCGAGGACGGCCGTTCGGTCACCCTGACCTACGACGAGCCGTTCGTCGACTGGGAGCTCACCTTCGCCACCATGGGCGAGATGCTTCCGGCGCACATCGTCGGCAAGAAGGCCCTCGGCATCGACGACAACGAGGAGGCCGCCCAGGCGGTCCTCGATGCCGTGCAGAGCAACGAGGCCGCCGACCTGGCGCCGATCTCGTCGTGGTGGAACTCGGGCTTCAACTTCACCGAGATGCCCGATGACCCCGACCTCGTCGTCGCCAGCGGCCCGTACATGATCAGCGACTACGTCGCCGACCAGTACGTCACGCTGACCGCGAACCCGGAGTACACCGGCG
This portion of the Microbacterium pygmaeum genome encodes:
- a CDS encoding CPBP family intramembrane glutamic endopeptidase, which gives rise to MWQSDKVTSRSAFENVRLTTEPASRTRLTWEICILLAITVGQSALYSVLSLLRASLRSTPIGQQQTQLNPNRDAEALWNVLYQFLGIFFGLALVAMVVYLLWEPGQNALRRIGLDFSRFGGDLGRGFLLAAVIGIPGLALYAGARMLGLNVAVVASPLDSAWWIVPLLVLSAVRAGLTEEVIFIAYLFDRLRRLGWSWWAIILSTAALRGAYHAYQGVGAIVGNFVMGVVFGWCYRRWGRIMPLVIAHTLLDIVAFVGYPLAAALWPAVFAPAPSSTGTPTPSPSGAP